In Candidatus Bathyarchaeia archaeon, the genomic stretch ATTCTACCGTAAACATCTTCAATACGCTATCTGGATCCAATTTAACGGCTTCCAGAAGCTCCCGCGCCCTTTCCATTATTTTAGACGAATCCGAGAGTCCATGAGCTTTAGCTGTTTCAATAAAGTGATCCCTAACTCTAAGGGTTGGATTTAGAGAGTTCAACGCGCTCTGAAAAACCATTGATAATTCTTTCCATCGTATCAGTTTAGAGTATTCGGTTAGAGAGAGTTTAAGTATGTCCACTTCTCTATTACCTATCCCATAATAAATGGCAGAACTATTCTGCGATATTGTTCCATCCTCCGAGAGAATCCTCATAATTGCTCTAGCTAAAGTTGTTTTCCCAGAACCGCTTTCCCCTATAATACCCAATGTTTCTCTCCCATATATTTTAAAGTTAACATCACGAACGGTTGGAACCCCAAGAAAGTCAACTCGGAGATTCTTAACATCTAGAAGAATTTCATCCACGACGATATCACCCCCTCCCTTCAATCTCCCCTATAAGTCTCACCCTTAGTACTGGATTAAACAATTCCTCAACAATTTCTGAAATATTCACTAATGCAACTTGGATCAGTATCATCATTATTGTCGGCAACCAAAATCCTAATTGCGCTTTACCACCTCTTATAAGTCCTAATGCACCAAGATATGATAGAGCTTGGTTCAATTGTACACTCCAATTTGTAACATCTACTGGAAAGAGTCCTAGAAAAGCTATGCCGAAATATCCTGAAATCGCTGAAACCGTGGACATTATCAGGCTCATGAAAATAAATGGCATAAGATATCTCATTATATCGTCAAATATTATTTTCCATGTTCCAAAGCCCATGGCTCTGGCAACTAAGATTACTTCCCTTTTCTTAAGGGAAAGAACTTGAGATCTTGCTGAGCGAGCTAGCCAAGCCCATGCTGTTATACTAAGTATTGCCGCTATTATAAAGGGATTCCTTTTTAGATCCGTAGGTAATACTGCAGCGAATATTAATGCGAGAAAAACTGATGGAATACATAGAGCCACATCCATCAAGATGCTTGCTATAGAGTCCCATAAGCCACCTATATATCCGGCTGAGAGACCTATAACTAAACCTATCCCTATAGTAAATAGTCCAGAAAGGAGAGCAATCGCAAGCGCTGAAGGTATCCCCCATATTAAGCATAGTAAAAGTGGCCTCCCAGTAAATTCTGTGCCAAAAATATACCACGGGAAATCATTAAGTGAGGGGGGCGCATACATGTTTTCCCACCCGGATTTAGCAGGGGGCAATTTAGGTATTAGCCCAGTTACGGCAAGTATTGCTGGTATAATATATACTATTAGCAGTATCATGAAGCCCACGAATGCTTTCTTTCTTCTCCAGAGGACTTTGAAGAAGAATAAAGTCTGCCGTCGAGTTATATCATATATACTATATATAAATGACATTTACGAGGGACCCCCTTGCTATCATGTCTCTTCACTCACCCTTGCACGTGGATCTATGAATCCATATGTTAGGTCTGTGAATAAGTTGCCGAATACTATTGCGGTAATAACTATAATATAGCAGCCCATCATCAGCGAATAATCTCTCACGTTTATCGCTGTAGTTAACAAAGAACCGATACCTGGAAGTACAAAGCGGCTTTCAATCCATACTGTGCCTACAAGCAACGTTGCAAGCGTCGGGGCTATCTGAGTATATATTGGGAGTATAGAGTTTTTAGCTACATATGAGGTTAAAATTCTCCTACTTGGTATGCCTCTCGCCCTAGCGTAAACCACGTAGTCTTCATGTAACACTGATACAGCCATAGCCATCATGCTTAAAGTCCAGCCGGGAAAAGATGTGAGGACAAATACTATTACTGGTAGCGTGTAGTGCCAGAGGACGCCGCCAATAAAGGGTAGAGATAGACCCGGTTGTACCCAACCCGGATATGCGCCTGAAGGTGGAAATATTCTATAGCCTATAGCCAGATATACATGCAATATTACGGCCAATAACCATGCTGGAATTGATCTCAGAACAGAGAAAATTGCGCGTAATGCGGAATTCAATATCGAAATATGCCTATAATATGCCATTAAGAGTCCAAGAAAGACCCCTATAAGAACAGTCCATGCAAGTGACCATGCAGCGTAAAATATGGACCATGGAAGCATCCTACCTATTAAATTGGTGACTGGAATCCTCCAGTTTATTGATATCCCTAGGTCTCCTCTAAACATGTTGGCATATAATTTTAGGATGGAATACCAGACGGGCTCCTCTGGTAAGATACCTATATACATTTGCACCATCCTTTTAGCATCCTCAATGGAGTAGCCTTGCGCTCTAAAAGAGGCAAAAAGTATCATTGCAGGATCTCCTGGCGACAATCTTATTAATGCAAATGTGAAAGCGACTGCGAGAAACCATGCAGCTAAAGAATAGATAGCCCTCTTAACATACCACCTCAATAATCTTCACCAATAAAATCTTCTTTAAAAAAGAATATTTTTACCCATTTAAAAACTTTAGCTTGTATGGAGATGAAAGGAGATCTTATTGACGATCTTTACACATCTAACAAGCGGAACAATGAAGAAGCCGCTTAGCCATTCTTATTCTCCTAATTAGATAATGGTTGAGGTCTAGAGGTGGTGGGCCGGGAGAGATTTGAACTCTCGACCTTTCGGTTTCCGCGAAATTACCGCTCTTATCAGCCGAACGCTCTAACCAAGCTGAGCTACCGGCCCAGTTATTCGATTATTTTTACATGAAAACCTTTAATAAGAATTTTTCTTTTCTAGATAAAAGCTTATTTACTTGGTTTCTATTTTGTTTCATTCGGTGTTAAAGCAATGCATAGTAATAATTGGCTAGATGGATGGAAGCTTAAGGGCACTACTACTGTTGCATTTAAATGTGTTGACGGTATTGTTATGGCCACTGATACCAGGGCGACTGTTTTACCCGGTTTTGTTGCCCATAAAAGGGTTAAGAAGGTTTATCAGATAACACGTAATGTGGGTATGACGATCGCTGGAGTGCCTGCTGAAGCTATAAATCTACTGGATATTTTAAGGGCTAATGCTATATTATATCAAATTCAACGCAAAAGACTTGTCCCAGTTAAAGTTGTAGCTAGCTTAGCCTCAGTAGTATTGTTCTCACAAAGGCTTTATCCTTATGAGGTCCAAGTCATCATCGGCGGATATGATGATGAAGGATATCATTTATACTCTCTTGATCCCTTTGGAAGCGCTATAGAAGATAATGTGATTGCAACCGGATCCGGTTCACCGGTAGCATATGGTGTTTTAGAGAGCGGATACCATGATGGATTAAACCTCGATCAGGGATTAATTCTGGCGGTGAAAGCTATTAATGCAGCCATTAAAAGAAACGTTTACACTGGCGACGACTTTGACTTGGTCACAATAACAATGGAAAAAGGATACGTTGAGCTCAGAGAAGAGGAGAAGAGGAAAATTTTTAATAAAGCTTTAGCGTGAAGGGGCTGATTTATTTTTCCTTTATAATATTTAATAGGCTTCTAAGATCCTCCATTCTAACTAAATCTTGCCTATTGTTAAATGCGTTTTTCCGATCTAATAACACTGCTTTTAAACCAGCATTTAAGGCTCCAAAATAATCTTTCTCTAGGTTATCGCCGACAAATAAGACCTCGTTAGATTGAACGCCAAGAGCTTTTACAGCGTAAAGGAATATTTCAGGGTGAGGCTTAGGCTTCCCAACGGAATCTATTCCTACAAGTACATCAAAAATGATCGGCAACTTCACTCTGGCAAGAATCTCCTCGATATCTTTATTGAACGCGTTTGTCACTATTCCAATCTTCACTCCGATGTTCTTTAGCCTTACCAAGGTATCCTTAGCATCCGGATAGGTTTTAATATCAGCATTATCCCACCACTCATCAACAAGAATACGTGCAAGAAAATCGATATTTTCATTGATTTCAATGGTTTCCAGAATCTTTCTATTCCACTTAATCCAAAACTCATAATATGTTAACATGTAGTCCTCATGAGCCATGCTCTCTTCCGCAATTTCATGTGCCAAGGCTATACTATCAATAGCCCTCTTTATACCATATTTTTCAAGTATTCTCCTTATGATCTCTGGTGGGGAAGCAGTATCAATTAGCGTGCCGCCTAAATCAAAGAGAACAGCTTTAACCCCCACATCTCCGCACCCCGCCCACCATCTACACTAATAAACTTTTTCTAAAATTCCATAACATAGCAAATTAAATGTTTTTCTTTAAAATTAAAACCTACTAGAGAGATGATCAATGAATTGTTAACCCTAGTATTGGCTGAATCAGCTCTCGAGACCATACCACGGGAAATATGGGATCACCCCCTGATTAAACGTTTCTCTAAGCGCAAGAGGAAACATCCGAGATTAATAGTTCTTGACAGATCATATCATCATTGCGCCATGAAAAACCTTGAAAACAGTATGAAACGCGGCAGACCAGACATAGTGCACTTCAGTCTCCTAGGGGCTTTAGGATCACCATTAAATAGGGAGGGGCTCTTGAGGGTTTACGTTCACACATATGGTAACCATGTCATCTCGGTTTCCCCGAAAACAAGGCTACCTAAAAACTTTAATAGATTCATCGGGCTGATTGAAGATTTATTTGAGCATGGAAAGGTTCCCCCTACTGGTGAATCACTATTAACACTTGAGAAGAAAACATTGCCAGAACTTATAAACGAACTGAAGCCAACCTACATTATTGTCTTTGATAAGCCCGGCAAAACCAAAACGTTCGAGGAAATCGCATTAACCCTAGCAAAACATGAAAAACCCCTAGTGATCGTAGGCGGCTTCCCTCATGGAGAATTCAATAGGACGACGCTGGATTTGGCGAATGAGATTATATGTGTTGATCCGGAGATCCTTGAGACATGGATTATTGTCTCACGCATAATATATGAGTTTGAGAGAGCTATCTCGCTTCCAAAGAAGAGACTCGAAAAATGGTTTAGAGGGAAATAGGTCCTTTATCTCCAGCGTAAAACCTTTCTATTGTAGAAGATTTCTGGCATTATAAGGAAGCCCATAAGCGAGATTGACGCTGCTAGAAGCCAATCTTGCGGATCTAATGGCGCTGCACCGAAAAGTGATATGCCAAATATCACATTAAAGTATGGCACTAATGCAGTTAGGGCTGCTGAGACTAGAACCGCAAATAACAGGTACTTATTGTTCGTGAAGCCTACTCTAAAGGCATTCTTTGTATCTGAACGAGAGTTCCAAACTATAATGAGTTCCTGAAATGTTGCCTGCACAAAAGCAAGCGTTCTCGCCTCCTCAAGCGGTCTCCCCCAAATATAGTAGGCCACATAAAATAAAACTGCTGTTCCAAGAAATTGCGTAACCATCGTTGCAAGTATAGATGCAACTTTCCCCTGCAATATTCCCTCCCTCGGATCTCTGGGAAGCCTAGACATAACGTCCTCAGCTGGCGGATCTTGGCTTAGAGCTATAGCTGGCCCACCGTCAGTAACTAAATTTATCCATAGTATCATTCCGGGGGTTAATGGGATTTCTAGACCTAGTAAGGCAAATGTCCCGATGACGAATAATTCATCAAAGTTACATCTTAGGAGGAAGAAAGCAAACTTTCTAATATTGTCATATATTGTTCTTCCACCCTCAACTGCCTTAACTATTGTTGCGAAGTTATCGTCTGCCAAAATCATGTCAGCGGCTTCCTTAGTCACATCCGTACCTGTTATGCCCATCGCTATACCTATATCAGCCTGCTTTAGAGCTGGCGCATCGTTAACGCCATCACCAGTCATCGCAACTATGTGACCTCTCTTTTTCAGGGCTCTAACTATCCGTAGCTTATGCTCCGGTGACACACGGGCGTAAACCTTAACATTCTCAACTATCTTCTCAAATTCTTCATCGCTCATTCTATCAAGCTCCTCTCCAGTTAACGCAATATCGCCCTCCCGCATGATCCCGATCTCCTTTGCTATTGCTATAGCGGTCAGCTTATGATCGCCTGTTATCATAACAGTCTTTATCCCAGCTTTCTGGCACATTTGATTGGCTATTTTAGCCTCCTCACGTGGTGGATCGATCATGCCGAGTAAGCCAATAAAGACGAGCTTACTTTCAACTATCTCTGGAGCCTCTTTATCCTTCAATCTCTCCAAATTTATTTCAGTCAGCTCTTTATATGCGACGCCTAGAACCCTTAGCGCCTCACTTGCCATCTGCTCATTAACAGAAAGAACTCTCTTTTCATCTCTCTTGCTAAGTCTCCTCGGCTTTCCATTCTTAAGTACATGTGTGCAGCACCGTAGGACTATTTCTGGAGCGCCCTTCATGAATACCATTAATTTTCCATCGGTGGATTTGTGCACTGTCGTCATCCTCTTTCTCTCGGATGTGAATGGAACCTCATATATACGTGGGTAAACCTTCTCTAGTTCTTCCTTCCATAACCCAGCTTTAGCGGCCGCAACTATTAGCGCTCCCTCAGTTGAGTCGCCAAATATGCTTTTACCATCGTATTGGGCGTTTGTGCATAATGCTGAGCCGATTAAAAGAAGACTTAGATCCGAATCGTTCTTTACATCTATCTTCTCATTTCCTTGTAGGAAGTCACCTTTTGCTTCATAGCCAACCCCGGTGACCTCAATAATCTTGCCATTCACATATATTTTTCGGACTGTCATTTCACCCTTAGTTAATGTGCCAGTCTTATCAGAGCATATAACTGTCACAGAGCCAAGGGTTTCAGCTGACGATAATTTCCTAATTATTGCATTATGTTTAGCAAGTTCTCTAGCGCCCAAAGCCAAAGTCACTGTTACAACTGCTGGTAACCCCTCTGGAACAGCTGAGACAGCTAAGGCGATAGCTGTGAAGAATGCGTCCATTAGGCTCTCAGCCTTAGCGGCACCATAAACATAAATGTCTATAAGCTCAAGTATAAAGACAATTACACAAATAGCGACAACTATTACTCCGAGCTTCTTCGCAAATCTTTCAAGCTTAGCTTTAAGCGGAGTCTCTTCCTCTTCCATCTCTTGAACGATCTCGGCAATTTTCCCAAACTCTGTTTTCATGCCAGTTGATGTAACAACAGCTTTCCCACGCCCATAAATAATATGTGTTGCCATGAAAACCATATTCCGCCTATCACTTATGGGAGTATTCTCTGGCAGCACATCCAAACTCTTCTCAACAGGGGTTGATTCACCCGTCAAAACAGCTTCATTAGTCTTTAATTCTACAGCTTCAATTAGCCGCGCATCGGCTGCCACCCTATCACCAGTCTCAAGCACCAGTATATCGCCCGGAACAACCTCTTCCGCTGGTATAATTATGCTTCTTCCATCTCGGATAACTGTTGCCCTGGGTGCCGTTAGTTTACGCATTGCTTCAATAGCTTTTTCAGAGCGATACTCTTGAATGAAGCCTATGATAGCGTTTAAAACAACTATAGCGCCTATCGTTAAAGCATCAACATAATCCTCAATTGTCTCTTCAGGTTTGACTAAAGCCATAGATACCGATATCAAGACTGCGGCTATAAGCATCAGAACAAATATGTCCTTAAACTGATTCAGAAATATTTTTAGTGGACCTACTCCACCCTTTGAAATAAGCTTATTGGGACCACATTCCAGAAGTCTCCTTCTAGCTTCCTCACTACTGAGCCCACTACGTGACGTCTTTAGAGCTTCCAGCACTTCATCGTCACTTATTGCATGCCACATTCTGTTCAAGTAAGAGACCCCTCTCTTCCTTAAACTCAACTTTAGATTTTAAGGGATACTAAAGAATATTAAGATTTCTCTTAAAAATTTTCGCGATTAAGCTTGTCCAGATTATCGGAATATAGCCTTGCAGACAATTAATTTAACGGTTATAGCTGAAAGCAGCCCAGCTGAAGTCACAATCACAAGCGGGATTAGCAGAGTTAGGGGGGTCAATGTGGAAGGTTCACCAATAGCCTCATTGCTCCCAAAAGTTGTAATCTCGGATCTACCATATGATTGCGCAAACTTACTTAACTCATCTATAGAGAGACCGCGTGTTATATTAGCCGTGAAAGTCGTTTTTTCGGAGCCCTCCGTTATATTTAGAAAATGTTTACTCGTGACCGTTAAAAGTGAAAGTGGAAAAATGAGGAGAATAGGGACTAGCATAAGTACAATTCCTAGAAGTATAGCAGTAAGTGAGTAAGCTATGATTTTCTTAAGCATATTTCTTCAAAATTATGTTAGGATTTTTAAGCATATATTTCTATATTCTAGAACAGCCTAAAAATCTACTTGGAGTGGTCTTATTATGGCTGAAAAGATGGCTGTAGGGGTGGATTTAGGTGGGACAAACGTTAGGGTTGCATTAGGAAGTAAAGATGGACGAATACTTGGGAAAATACTTGAGAAGACGGAGAAAAGTAGGGGTCCTGAAGGCATAATTGAGCAAATAATTAGAATGATCCATGCTGTGACGGCTGAAAGAGTCAGTTTAAAAGATATTGAGGGGATAGGGATAGGGTCAGCTGGACCATTAGACATTAAGAGAGGATGTCTAATGAAGCCTACAAACCTACCTTTTGATTCCGTTCCATTAGTTAAACCCTTAGAGGACGAGTTCGGCTTACCAACAAGTCTACTTAATGACTGTGTTGCAGCGGTTATGGGTGAGAGATACTTCGGTTTGGGAAAGGGCCACGATAACCTAGTTTATGTGACTATTAGTACCGGGATAGGTGGCGGAGTGTATGTTGATGGACACTTATTGGTAGGTAAGGATGGAAATGCCCATGAGATTGGACATTTCACAATAGATTTTGAGGGCAAACTTATATGTGGTTGCGGTAAGAGAGGGCACTGGGAAGCCTACTGCTCCGGCAATGGGGTACCGAACTATTCTAGGCTGATTATTGATGAGGATAATCTTATGAGAATTAGGGGAAGCCAATTAATAGAGTATGTTTGCAGAAAGGGTTACTCAGCTCTCACCGCGAAAACAGTATATGACTGCGCTAAGGCTGGCGATAAAGTAGCTAAGATAATAGTTGAGAGAACCGGGATCTTAAATGCTATAGGTTTCGCCTGCGTCGTTGATGCCTATGATCCATCAATCATAACAGTTGGCGGATCAGTAACCCTAAATAATCCAGATTTAGTCATAAACCCTATCAAACAACATATAAGTGAACATGCAAGAAACCGTGTGCCTGAGATAGTGCTCACCCCATTAGGTGAGGATGCTGTGCTTTATGGTGCCCTAGCATCAGTGTTCCACCGAAAAGAATAATCGCCCAAAAAAGTTTAAGGAAATGCTCCTTTTAATCTAGAAACCCTTAATTAATCCCCTTCCAAATATTGGCAGTCTCTTTCTTCTGAGGGACTTCATCATCTTACGTAATAGTGTATATTGCTTAAGCAGTTCTTTAACCTCTCCCTCGCTCGTACCCGACCCCCTAGCTATACGCCTTATCCTAGAGGCATTTATTATATTCGGATTCTCCCGCTCCTCGGGGGTCATTGATTGAATTATCACACGCCATTTCTTCAATCGCTCCTCAGCAATGTCAACAACCTCATCCGGCAACTCGTAACCTAATCCTGGGAGCATTTTAAGAATGCGGCTGAAGGGACCCATATTTTTTATTGCTTCAAACTGTTCATACATGTCTGAAAGCGTGAATTTACCGCTTAATATGGCTTTAGCCTTCTTCTCCGGTATCTTTAGCTCTGCCTCCCTAACCTTTTCAACTAGGCCCTTTATGTCACCCATTCCGAGAAGCCTACTAACGAATTGCGGTGGATCAAAAACCTCTAAATCATCAATCTTTTCTCCGGTTCCTATGAATTTTATTGGTGCACCTGTTGCTGCAACTGCTGAAAGAGCCCCTCCACCCCTCGCTGAACCATCTAGCTTCGCAACTATTATTGAACCTATAGGTGTTGCTTCGTGGAAGGCTTTAGCTTGCACAGCCGCCTGTTGCCCAATTGTTCCATCAATAACCATTATAACTTCATCAGGTTTTATTGCCTCCTGAATTATTACCATTTCTTCCATCAAACTTTTTTCATCTTTATGCCTGCCAGCAGTATCAATTATCACGGCATCATATTTCTCGAATTTCTTTATGCCCTCCGTCACGATTTTAATTGGGTTCTTCTCCTTCTCATCGCCATATACTGGAACATTTATTTGCGCAGCCAACTGGTTTAGCTGCGCTAACGCTCCAGCCCTAAATGTATCAGCGCATATAAGTGCCACTTTAAATCCCCTTTTCTGCAAATATCTTGCAAGCTTCGCAGCGGTCGTGGTCTTTCCAGAGCCTTGTATCCCTACAAGCATGAAGATATTTCTTTTGCCTGGCGTGATATTTAATGGGACTGGTTTCTCGCCCAGTAAACGGACAATTTCCTCATAAACAACTTTAATAACATGCTCCTTTCGCGGTATACCGGGAGGAACCTTCTCCCTTAATGCTCTCTCCTCGATTCTCTTTGATAAGTCAAGCACAAGTCTGACATTCACATCTGCCTGCAAAAGCGCCCGCTGTAAATCACGTATAAGTTCCCTGACAATATTCTCGTCTATAACTGATGCCCCGAAAATCTTCTTTATGGATTCGTAAAGTGATGAGCCTAGCTTTTCAAGGACCAAGATTTTTCTCCGTCGCTTTCTGCCAGTTATATTAACATTAATTCCAACATAGATAAATTTATCTTACGATAAGTTAGATTTTGATTTCCCAGGTAGATACATATGGTTGGAACTAAAAAAGGAGATATAATTGATTTGAGAAGCGATACAGTTACGCTGCCAACGGAGGAGATGCTCGAAGCTATAAAGAATGCTGAGTTGGGGGATGATGTCTATGGGGAGGATCCAACAGTTAATAGGCTTGAGGAGTTGGCTGCTAAAAAGATGGGGAAAGAGGCTGCCCTACTTGTTCCAAGCGGAACAATGGCTAACCTACTATCGCTCATGAGCAATACTAAGAGGGGTGACTGCGTAATCTTAGAGGCTGAATCACATATATACTGGTATGAAGTTGGCGGTCTCTCGGCAATCGCTGGTTTAATACCATGGCCAATAAAGGGTTATATGGGTGCATTAGATCCTAAGGATGTTGAGGCAGCTATAAGACCAAAAAATATACATTTTCCAGAGACAACTCTCGTCTGTATTGAGAATACGCATAATAGAGCTGGCGGTACAATAATTATGCCACAGCAGATTAAAGCCTTAAGCAAGGTTACAAGAGAGTATGGATTGAAACTTTATATGGATGGTGCAAGAATATTTAATGCCGCCGTAGCCTTAAAGGTTGATGTAAGAGAATTCACGCGGCACGTTGATAATTTAATGTTCTGCTTATCTAAGGGGCTTAGCTGTCCAATAGGCTCAGTTATAGTTGGCGACAGCGATTTTATTGAGAGAGCTAGAAAGATTAGGAAGATGCTGGGAGGAGGAATGCGTCAGGCGGGTATAATTGCAGCCCCGGGCATAATAGCCCTAGAGAAAATGATAGATAGGTTAGAGGAGGACCATAGGAACGCTAGGGTCCTAGCTGAGGGAATAGCAAAGATTGGGGGGTTATATGTGGACTTAAAGAGGGTTCAGACAAATATTGTCTTAGTTGATGTCAGCGGTCTAGGGATAGACTCTGATAAGTTTATAGCTAAGCTTAAGGAGCGCAGGCTTTTAGCATCGAATCATAGTAGGACTATTATTAGAATGGTAACACATCGCGGTATTGAAAGAGAGCATATTGAGAAGGCATTAACCATAATTGAGGATGTCGTAAAAGAATTGAGGGCTAAAAATTAATTTAGCCTCCTTTAACACGCATAATCTTTGTTCTACCCATTATCCGCCAGTATTCAACCTCTACCCCATTAGCCAGCTTAGACTTTACATCTTCCTCCTGAGGCAGAGACGTTTCGAAGACTTCGTATGTCTCTAAATCCATTAGTTGAACACTATTTGACAGAACCGCTATCACCTGCCCGCTTCTTTTCTCAATTATTGGCACATCAACTTTTGCGTCAACTGGTTTAACGAAACTCCTTTTGACCCCATCAAATATACCTAAGGCTACAACCCTAGCCTTAGCTGAGCCATGTTTACCGGGCTTAGACTTGGTTACCTCAACTATATGGCATGGTTCATTATCAATAATAACGTATGAACCCTCTTTTAGATCACCAACATCCACAGGTTTACTCATAACCACCACCATTCTAAATATACATATACTAGCCTTTTAATGTTAATAAGCTTCCCTGTTTTAATATATTTTTGTGTTTTTATTGTAGTGTGGTGGGATATTGACTAAATCGGTCGGCATAGTTGCACGCTTAGATCGCGAGGAAGCCCTTAACTTTGCGCTTGAAATTTCAAAATATTTTGAGTCCTCCGGATTTAAAGTATTCTTTGAATTAGAATTGGCTGAGAAAATCGGTAAAAGCAGTCTAGCGAGATCATTAAGGGATATGAACGTAGATTTAATTGTCACTATAGGTGGTGATGGAACAATACTAAAAACTTGTCTAAATATACCAAAGCCTGAGCCGCCAATATTAGCCATAGATATGGGTGCAAGAGGATTCCTAACTGAAGTATCACCGGAAAGAGCCTATGAAGCAGTAGAACAATATCTTAAAGGCTCATATTACATCGAGAGATATAGTAAGATTGCATCTTTTGTTAGAAATGCTAGGCTTCCTGATGCCTTAAATGAGGTCTTTATAACATCAAGACACTTAGCAAAACTTTTACATGTTAAGATATGGAAGGATAATATAGATATTATGGAATGCAGAGCTGATGGTGTAATTATTGCTTCTCAAGTTGGCTCAACAGCTTATTCTTTTTCTAGCGGGGGACCAATTCTCGATCCGGAGGTTGATGCTCTTATTTTAACACCTGTCTGTCCAGTAAACTTAATGCGCCCAATAGTCTTTCCCCCTAATTCAAGCATTAAAATCGAGTTAATTAAGCCTAAGAATGCACTTATAGTTGTTGACGGAAACTATCAGAGGGATATAGGTGATGGAGAAACTACCATCACCGTGAGAAACTCAGAGTATAAATCCACGTTTATAAGATTTGAAACGAATTTCTATAGGCGCCTTAAAAATAGGCTCCTATTTCCTCGGGAAGAGGGATGATTCAGAAATATGAGTAAGAGACGATGTAAAAGCATAGTCCTTGATACGTCAGCCTTTATAGCTGGTTTTAATCCATTAGATGTTGAAGAGGATACATATTCAGTTCCAGAGGTTGAAACCGAACTATTAGATTCATCTATACCTAAAATACGCTTCAATATGTCTGTTGAAAGCGGAAAACTTAAAGTGATCAAGCCATCACCCAAATACATTGATCTCGTTAAGTCAACTTCAAGCGAAATAGGCGACATAGGCTTTCTCTCAGAAGCAGATATGTCAGTCCTAGCCTTAGCAGTGCAATTAAAGGAGAATGGACAAAACCCGATAATAATCACAGATGACTACTCAATACAGAATGTTGCCGAAAAACTTAGACTTGAATTTACGCCTCTAGCAAGCTTCGGAATAAGATATCAATTACACTGGCTATTTT encodes the following:
- a CDS encoding ribonuclease VapC, with the protein product MSKRRCKSIVLDTSAFIAGFNPLDVEEDTYSVPEVETELLDSSIPKIRFNMSVESGKLKVIKPSPKYIDLVKSTSSEIGDIGFLSEADMSVLALAVQLKENGQNPIIITDDYSIQNVAEKLRLEFTPLASFGIRYQLHWLFYCPACGKKYPPNKKIMICENCGTQLKRKPLKRTPVKNNLTTNLKL
- a CDS encoding NAD(+)/NADH kinase; translated protein: MTKSVGIVARLDREEALNFALEISKYFESSGFKVFFELELAEKIGKSSLARSLRDMNVDLIVTIGGDGTILKTCLNIPKPEPPILAIDMGARGFLTEVSPERAYEAVEQYLKGSYYIERYSKIASFVRNARLPDALNEVFITSRHLAKLLHVKIWKDNIDIMECRADGVIIASQVGSTAYSFSSGGPILDPEVDALILTPVCPVNLMRPIVFPPNSSIKIELIKPKNALIVVDGNYQRDIGDGETTITVRNSEYKSTFIRFETNFYRRLKNRLLFPREEG
- a CDS encoding ROK family protein; translation: MAEKMAVGVDLGGTNVRVALGSKDGRILGKILEKTEKSRGPEGIIEQIIRMIHAVTAERVSLKDIEGIGIGSAGPLDIKRGCLMKPTNLPFDSVPLVKPLEDEFGLPTSLLNDCVAAVMGERYFGLGKGHDNLVYVTISTGIGGGVYVDGHLLVGKDGNAHEIGHFTIDFEGKLICGCGKRGHWEAYCSGNGVPNYSRLIIDEDNLMRIRGSQLIEYVCRKGYSALTAKTVYDCAKAGDKVAKIIVERTGILNAIGFACVVDAYDPSIITVGGSVTLNNPDLVINPIKQHISEHARNRVPEIVLTPLGEDAVLYGALASVFHRKE
- a CDS encoding signal recognition particle protein Srp54, producing the protein MVLEKLGSSLYESIKKIFGASVIDENIVRELIRDLQRALLQADVNVRLVLDLSKRIEERALREKVPPGIPRKEHVIKVVYEEIVRLLGEKPVPLNITPGKRNIFMLVGIQGSGKTTTAAKLARYLQKRGFKVALICADTFRAGALAQLNQLAAQINVPVYGDEKEKNPIKIVTEGIKKFEKYDAVIIDTAGRHKDEKSLMEEMVIIQEAIKPDEVIMVIDGTIGQQAAVQAKAFHEATPIGSIIVAKLDGSARGGGALSAVAATGAPIKFIGTGEKIDDLEVFDPPQFVSRLLGMGDIKGLVEKVREAELKIPEKKAKAILSGKFTLSDMYEQFEAIKNMGPFSRILKMLPGLGYELPDEVVDIAEERLKKWRVIIQSMTPEERENPNIINASRIRRIARGSGTSEGEVKELLKQYTLLRKMMKSLRRKRLPIFGRGLIKGF
- a CDS encoding translation initiation factor IF-5A — translated: MSKPVDVGDLKEGSYVIIDNEPCHIVEVTKSKPGKHGSAKARVVALGIFDGVKRSFVKPVDAKVDVPIIEKRSGQVIAVLSNSVQLMDLETYEVFETSLPQEEDVKSKLANGVEVEYWRIMGRTKIMRVKGG
- the ltaE gene encoding low-specificity L-threonine aldolase; the encoded protein is MVGTKKGDIIDLRSDTVTLPTEEMLEAIKNAELGDDVYGEDPTVNRLEELAAKKMGKEAALLVPSGTMANLLSLMSNTKRGDCVILEAESHIYWYEVGGLSAIAGLIPWPIKGYMGALDPKDVEAAIRPKNIHFPETTLVCIENTHNRAGGTIIMPQQIKALSKVTREYGLKLYMDGARIFNAAVALKVDVREFTRHVDNLMFCLSKGLSCPIGSVIVGDSDFIERARKIRKMLGGGMRQAGIIAAPGIIALEKMIDRLEEDHRNARVLAEGIAKIGGLYVDLKRVQTNIVLVDVSGLGIDSDKFIAKLKERRLLASNHSRTIIRMVTHRGIEREHIEKALTIIEDVVKELRAKN